ACTTCCCAGGTGATCGGCTCGATGTAGGTGACGTCGGCCGTGTTCGGGTCGGTCATGATCGTCGCCGGGTTGCTGTTGACGAGGACGACCTTGTAGCCCTCTTCACGCAGCGCCTTGCAAGCCTGCGCGCCCGAATAGTCGAACTCGCAAGCCTGGCCGATGATGATCGGGCCGGCGCCGATGATGAGGATGCTTTTGATGTCTGTGCGTTTTGGCATGGCTTGTGAATTCAGTAAGTAATCGTTGTCGTGGGTCGGCCGGCTGCGCTCAGCTCATGGTGGCGAGCGCGAGCTTCACCGAGAAACCGATGAACAGGCCACCCACGCTGCTCGCCGCGCCCGCCGCGAGCTTGCGGCGACGGCGGAAATGCTCGGCGAGCCGTGCTCCCGCGAAGATCAGCGTGCTCAGGTACAGGAAGCTCGCGCCTTGCGCGATCGCCCCGAGCACGACGAACGACAGCGCGGGATGCGGAAATGCCGGGTCGACGAACTGGATGAAGAACGAGATGAAGAACAGGATCGCCTTCGGATTCAGGAGGCTCACGATCAGCGCCTTGCGGAACGGCTTGTCGAAAGACCGCTCGCCATCCACCGCGGGCGCTGCCTCGACCGGCGCATTCGCCGGCGCACG
This window of the Burkholderia cepacia GG4 genome carries:
- the leuE gene encoding leucine efflux protein LeuE; this encodes MFGHALGITDIWTYVFGVIFIILLPGPNSMYVLSLAAQRGVKAGYRAACGVFVGDTVLMVLSAAGVASLLKANPLLFSVVKYGGAAYLLYIGTGMLRSAWQKLRAPANAPVEAAPAVDGERSFDKPFRKALIVSLLNPKAILFFISFFIQFVDPAFPHPALSFVVLGAIAQGASFLYLSTLIFAGARLAEHFRRRRKLAAGAASSVGGLFIGFSVKLALATMS